The DNA window GTCTTCTTGGTTATCCATTGATACCTGAACTTTTGCAGGGTCGAGATCGAGTGACCCATAACCAAGAACCAACCACTTTTTTGGGTCGATAGACATGACTTTAATGCCAGTTTGGCTGATGTCAAGTCCGATGACTGGTTTGTCTTTGTAGAAAAGTTTTGACATTGGTGCCCACTAATAGAATTTCTCTCCTGTATAGTATAGCATGAGCAGGATAGAAATACTCTAGCTTTTGATGCTTTGTGCCAAGCCGGCAATCGGCCCCATAACACTCGCAGCAATCAGTCCAACCATTGACCCCATAACGACAATCATGACCGGTTCAATAATGGAGCTAAGACCATCAATTGCAACGTCAACCTCTTCTTCATAAAAATCAGCAACTTTTACTAATACAGTATCAGTTTGACCCGTTTCTTCTCCTACGGCTAACATTTGCGAAACAATGGGCGGGAAGAGGTCGCCTTGCGCCATCACCGCAGAGAGCTGTTTGCCATTTTTGACCTGATCGGCCGCATCAATAAGTGCTTTTTCGTAAACAACATTTCCTACCGCATGAGCGGTGACATTGAGTGCCTCGAGTACCGCCACTCCCGCTCCCATGAGTGCAGAAAAAGTGCGGGCGAATCGCGCGACGGCAACTTTCTTAATAAGACTTTTGATAACCGGGACTTTTAAAACGAACCTATGGAATATCGCGCGCCCATTGGGTGATTTTAAGTAACGAATGAAAAGGATGATTAGGACGACAAAAACCGGTAAGAGAAAAAGTCCATATTTGATGAGAAAATCACTAATGCCAAGCATAAACTGGGTGAGCGGCGGCAGCTGCGCGTCGGGACCGCCCAGGTCTTTTAATATGCCACCAATTTTCGGAATAACAAAAAGCATCAGTCCAAAGAAGGCACCAATAGTGATGACAATCAGTACAGCCGGGTATGTCATAGCACTTTTGATTTTTTTACGCATCGTGGCGTTTTTTTCTTGCTGAATGGCTAGGCGTTTTAAAATGTCATCAAGAATACCTGCCGCCTCACCAGCGCGCACCATATTGACATAGACGTCATTAAAGGTGTTCGGATATTTTGCTAACGCATCGGCAAGAGTTGAACCCCCTTCGACATTTTTAACGATACCCTCGACAACAGTTTTCAGTGCTTTGCTATCGGTGTGATCATGAAGTGAGGTAAGGGCACGGAGGATCGGTACCCCGGCACTCAC is part of the Candidatus Saccharibacteria bacterium genome and encodes:
- a CDS encoding type II secretion system F family protein — encoded protein: MPNYLYTATNSQGKVATGAFDAQDRTSALAMLAKQDLKPISLKEGSTHKSSFSFFDFLGANRVKNDDLVMFTRQLSAMVSAGVPILRALTSLHDHTDSKALKTVVEGIVKNVEGGSTLADALAKYPNTFNDVYVNMVRAGEAAGILDDILKRLAIQQEKNATMRKKIKSAMTYPAVLIVITIGAFFGLMLFVIPKIGGILKDLGGPDAQLPPLTQFMLGISDFLIKYGLFLLPVFVVLIILFIRYLKSPNGRAIFHRFVLKVPVIKSLIKKVAVARFARTFSALMGAGVAVLEALNVTAHAVGNVVYEKALIDAADQVKNGKQLSAVMAQGDLFPPIVSQMLAVGEETGQTDTVLVKVADFYEEEVDVAIDGLSSIIEPVMIVVMGSMVGLIAASVMGPIAGLAQSIKS